Proteins from a single region of Fundulus heteroclitus isolate FHET01 chromosome 12, MU-UCD_Fhet_4.1, whole genome shotgun sequence:
- the LOC105926799 gene encoding uncharacterized protein LOC105926799 isoform X2 yields the protein MPRKGRRSEAAKARWRRFESEPDIAKPRTPPPIPQSPTQSPEKKMPRLLEFVPPDQTCAMVCQEEPRGPSTPLGSRRGTGHRHRVMQWGYSRVTRRRRKFVLLAEAPEKKFALLVGDSHLRAIVDGFVTMPGSTFSLGVLSSPGASADELRREVLDAVLPRTPDVICLLAPSNNLSSSRTFQEAGRDFDSLLRTVSNLCANVVVLDFPPRLVVEESEQALLRQEYSCVAIKRSVRYLPVTEHFPLSHLDLWSKDGVHLSDTPGMEVLAELLWAAICSQLELVVDGKVPARSASDPFPCQKTLHNVQGGDGSPRSTLRTVDQEGDLLDLSIPLNQVWYSPKVLKDMDLILTPLPTSSPRRKKKASARRCSVPNPSKKRPQEQV from the exons ATGCCACGGAAAGGGCGTCGCTCGGAGGCGGCGAAGGCGAGATGGAGGAGGTTTGAGTCTGAGCCGGACATCGCCAAG CCCAGGACACCCCCACCCATCCCGCAGTCCCCCACTCAGTCTCCAGAGAAGAAG ATGCCCCGACTGCTGGAGTTCGTGCCCCCTGACCAG ACGTGTGCCATGGTATGCCAGGAGGAGCCCCGTGGGCCATCGACCCCCCTTGGGTCTC GTCGAGGGACGGGGCATCGGCATCGCGTGATGCAGTGGGGCTATTCACGCGTGACGAGGCGTAGGCGCAAGTTCGTGCTCTTAGCCGAGGCTCCAGAGAAAAAG TTTGCTCTTTTGGTTGGCGACTCCCATTTGCGTGCTATTGTGGATGGGTTTGTCACCATGCCAGGGAGTACTTTCTCCTTAGGGGTGCTGTCTTCTCCCGGAGCCTCTGCAGACGAGTTGCGGCGTGAGGTGCTGGATGCGGTTCTGCCTCGGACCCCAGACGTCATCTGTCTTCTGGCGCCCAGCAACAACTTGAGTTCCAGCAGGACCTTCCAGGAGGCGGGACGGGACTTCGACTCTTTGTTGCGTACCGTAAGCAACCTCTGTGCTAAT GTGGTTGTTTTGGACTTCCCCCCACGTCTCGTCGTCGAGGAAAGTGAGCAGGCGCTGCTGCGACAGGAGTACAGCTGTGTGGCGATCAAGAGAA gTGTTCGGTACCTGCCGGTCACTGAGCACTTCCCTCTGAGCCACCTGGACTTATGGAGCAAGGATGGT GTTCATCTGAGTGACACACctgggatggaggttcttgCTGAGTTGCTGTGGGCTGCGATTTGCTCGCAACTTGA GCTTGTTGTGGACGGCAAGGTTCCTGCTCGGAGTGCTTCAGACCCCTTCCCCTGCCAGAAG ACATTGCACAATGTCCAGGGTGGTGATGGGTCCCCACGCTCCACATTGAGGACGGTTGACCAAGAG GGAGACCTGCTGGACCTCTCTATCCCATTGAATCAGGTGTGGTACAGCCCAAAGGTGCTGAAGGACATGGACCTGATCCTCACTCCGCTACCTACATCTTCTCCAAGAAGGAAGAAG AAGGCCAGTGCGAGACGCTGTTCAGTACCCAATCCCTCCAAGAAGAGACCACAGGAGCAGGTGTGA
- the LOC105926799 gene encoding uncharacterized protein LOC105926799 isoform X1, with amino-acid sequence MPRKGRRSEAAKARWRRFESEPDIAKPRTPPPIPQSPTQSPEKKMPRLLEFVPPDQTCAMVCQEEPRGPSTPLGSRRGTGHRHRVMQWGYSRVTRRRRKFVLLAEAPEKKFALLVGDSHLRAIVDGFVTMPGSTFSLGVLSSPGASADELRREVLDAVLPRTPDVICLLAPSNNLSSSRTFQEAGRDFDSLLRTVSNLCANVVVLDFPPRLVVEESEQALLRQEYSCVAIKRSVRYLPVTEHFPLSHLDLWSKDGVHLSDTPGMEVLAELLWAAICSQLEFSAPVSASLPLSAFPPASASRYTVSAPPSSVSASRPLPASPPVSAERPLPRLVVDGKVPARSASDPFPCQKTLHNVQGGDGSPRSTLRTVDQEGDLLDLSIPLNQVWYSPKVLKDMDLILTPLPTSSPRRKKKASARRCSVPNPSKKRPQEQV; translated from the exons ATGCCACGGAAAGGGCGTCGCTCGGAGGCGGCGAAGGCGAGATGGAGGAGGTTTGAGTCTGAGCCGGACATCGCCAAG CCCAGGACACCCCCACCCATCCCGCAGTCCCCCACTCAGTCTCCAGAGAAGAAG ATGCCCCGACTGCTGGAGTTCGTGCCCCCTGACCAG ACGTGTGCCATGGTATGCCAGGAGGAGCCCCGTGGGCCATCGACCCCCCTTGGGTCTC GTCGAGGGACGGGGCATCGGCATCGCGTGATGCAGTGGGGCTATTCACGCGTGACGAGGCGTAGGCGCAAGTTCGTGCTCTTAGCCGAGGCTCCAGAGAAAAAG TTTGCTCTTTTGGTTGGCGACTCCCATTTGCGTGCTATTGTGGATGGGTTTGTCACCATGCCAGGGAGTACTTTCTCCTTAGGGGTGCTGTCTTCTCCCGGAGCCTCTGCAGACGAGTTGCGGCGTGAGGTGCTGGATGCGGTTCTGCCTCGGACCCCAGACGTCATCTGTCTTCTGGCGCCCAGCAACAACTTGAGTTCCAGCAGGACCTTCCAGGAGGCGGGACGGGACTTCGACTCTTTGTTGCGTACCGTAAGCAACCTCTGTGCTAAT GTGGTTGTTTTGGACTTCCCCCCACGTCTCGTCGTCGAGGAAAGTGAGCAGGCGCTGCTGCGACAGGAGTACAGCTGTGTGGCGATCAAGAGAA gTGTTCGGTACCTGCCGGTCACTGAGCACTTCCCTCTGAGCCACCTGGACTTATGGAGCAAGGATGGT GTTCATCTGAGTGACACACctgggatggaggttcttgCTGAGTTGCTGTGGGCTGCGATTTGCTCGCAACTTGAGTTCAGTGCTCCTGTGTCTGCATCTCTGCCTCTGTCTGCTTTTCCACCTGCCTCTGCCTCACGCTATACTGTCTCTGCTCCACCCTCTTCTGTCTCTGCCTCCCGCCCTTTGCCTGCTTCTCCCCCTGTCTCGGCCGAACGTCCCTTACCCAGGCTTGTTGTGGACGGCAAGGTTCCTGCTCGGAGTGCTTCAGACCCCTTCCCCTGCCAGAAG ACATTGCACAATGTCCAGGGTGGTGATGGGTCCCCACGCTCCACATTGAGGACGGTTGACCAAGAG GGAGACCTGCTGGACCTCTCTATCCCATTGAATCAGGTGTGGTACAGCCCAAAGGTGCTGAAGGACATGGACCTGATCCTCACTCCGCTACCTACATCTTCTCCAAGAAGGAAGAAG AAGGCCAGTGCGAGACGCTGTTCAGTACCCAATCCCTCCAAGAAGAGACCACAGGAGCAGGTGTGA
- the LOC105926796 gene encoding gastrula zinc finger protein XlCGF57.1 yields the protein MRTHKAKKPLTCTTCGKSYISRTGLTHHMRAHTGEKPFTCVNCGKCFSLKGNLKNHMRTHTGEKPFTCVSCGKRFSLKSYLKNHMRTHTGEKPFTCTTCGKHFCQGKELKIHMRTHTGEKPFTCTTCGKSYSDRSTLTCHMRAHTGEKPFKCTTCGKSYSGRSGLIHHMRTHTGEKPFTCLTCGQSFTRKSLFQIHTRAHTGEKPFKCATCGKRYIDRSRLTRHMRTHTGEKPFTCTTCGRSYSNRTNLTRHMKIHMDEKPSHVRPVENILV from the coding sequence ATGAGAACACACAAGGCGAAAAAGCCTTTGACATGTACaacctgtggaaagagttacaTTAGTAGAACTGGTTTAACTCACCACATGAGagctcacacaggtgagaaacctttcacctgtgtgaactgtggaaaatgttttagtctaaaaggcaatttaaaaaatcacatgagaactcacacaggtgagaagcctttcaccTGTGTGAGCTGTGGAAAACGTTTTAGtctaaaaagctatttaaaaaatcacatgagaactcacacaggtgagaagcctttcaccTGCACCACCtgtggaaaacatttttgtcaAGGAAAGGAGTTAAAaattcacatgagaactcacacaggtgagaagccttttacTTGTACaacctgtggaaagagttacagTGATAGAAGTACTTTAACTTGTCACATGAGagctcacacaggtgagaagcctttcaaaTGTACAACCTGCGGAAAGAGTTACAGTGGTAGAAGTGGTTTAATTcatcacatgagaactcacacaggtgagaagcctttcacatGTTTGACCTGTGGACAAAGTTTTACTCGAAAAAGTCTTTTCCAAATTCACACGAGggctcacacaggtgagaagcctttcaaaTGTGCGACCTGTGGAAAGAGGTACATTGATAGGAGTAGGTTAACCcgtcacatgagaactcacacaggtgagaagcctttcacatGTACAACCTGTGGAAGGAGTTACAGTAATAGAACTAATTTAACTCGACACATGAAAATTCACATGGATGAAAAGCCTTCTCATGTGAGACCtgtggaaaacattttagtctaa
- the LOC105926797 gene encoding oocyte zinc finger protein XlCOF6, producing MSSVPPQREISNEQETPAEETFMEFKEVAVKPEEEMDDQLRLLELSRIPPIILQRIDPQKTWVCNEEEVHTELSNQEGISSLYKEPEPLQVKLEKKEQEHQKFKEEERQLCISQVEKQLVLKQETDILIIHSNVQRLHNETEQYRNRLIAPASIEVENRDQEGNNNDDPRKRIEEQKENDRYEKHKQQKGNAEISKQKTNKQSHPNQNIYSCKISYENVSLTSHLSSHMRTHTAKKPFTCTTCGKSYISRSGLTHHMMAHTGEKPFTCVNCGKCFGQKSVLKTHMRTHTGEKPFTCLTCGKTFIQKGNLEIHMSVHTGEKPFTCVNCGKCFSLKCYLKIHMRTHTGEKPFTCVNCGKSFGQQSALKTHMRCHTGEKPFTCLNCGKSYRDRRDLTCHMRAHTGEKPYTCVNCGKSYRDRRDLTCHMRTHTGEKPYTCVTCGKSFSYKTLLNYHMRIHTGEKPFACVTCGKSFTYKTLLNYHMRIHTGEKPFACVNCGKCYSLKSNLKIHMRNHTGENLFTCLTCGKCFSKNNNLARHIRTHTGEKPFVCVTCGKSYSDRSTLTYHMRNHSGEKPFTCLTCGKSFTKNSTLVHHMRTHTGEKPFTCLTCGKTFAKNYYLTRHMKTHSGEKPFACVTCGKCFTQNSSLARHIRIHTVEKPFVCVTCGKGYSDRSTLIYHTKTHSVEKPFTCLTCGKCFTKNSNLARHMSAHSGENHFPCVKCGKSFTKKDSLIHHMRTHTGEKPFL from the exons ATGTCTTCAGTTCCGCCCCAGAGAGAGATTAGCAACGAGCAGGAAACTCCTGCTGAAGAAACCTTCATGGAGTTCAAAGAAGTGGCCGTGAAGCCAGAGGAAGAGATGGATGATCAGCTCAGGCTGCTGGAGCTCAGCCGGATCCCCCCGATAATCTTACAGCGAATAG ATCCCCAAAAAACTTGGGTCTGTAATGAGGAGGaggttcacactgagctcaGCAACCAGGAGGGAATCTCCTCTTTATAtaaagaaccagaacctctgcaggtaaaactggagaaaaaggAACAAGAACATCAAAAGTTTAAAGAGGAAGAGCGGCAACTCTGCATCAGTCAGGTTGAAAAGCAACTTGTGCTGAAACAGGAGACTGACATTTTAATCATTCATTCTAATGTGCAAAGACTCCACAATGAAACAGAACAATACAGGAACCGTCTCATCGCTCCGGCCTCCATTGAAGTTGAGAACCGGGATCAGGAAGGAAACAATAATGATGACCCAAGAAAAAGGATAGAAGAGCAGAAGGAGAATGACAGATAtgagaaacacaaacagcagaaagGCAATGCtgaaatttcaaaacaaaaaaccaacAAGCAAAGTCACCCCaaccaaaatatatattcttgTAAAATTAGCTATGAAAACGTTTCTCTAACAAGTCACTTGAGTTCACACATGAGAACACATACGGCTAAAAAGCCTTTCACATGTACAACTTGTGGAAAGAGTTACATTAGTAGAAGTGGTTTAACTCATCACATGATGGCTCACACAGGGGAGAAGCCTTTCACCTGTGTGaactgtggaaaatgttttggtcagaaaagtgttttaaaaacacacatgagaactcacacaggagagaagcctttcacaTGTTTGACCTGTggaaaaacttttattcaaaaaggtaATTTAGAAATACACATGAGcgttcacacaggtgagaagcctttcaccTGCGTGaactgtggaaaatgttttagtctaaagtgttatttaaaaattcacatgagaactcacacaggtgagaagcctttcacatGTGTGaactgtggaaaaagttttggtcaacaaagtgctttaaaaacacacatgagatgtcacacaggagagaagcctttcacaTGTTTGAACTGTGGAAAGAGTTATAGAGATAGACGTGATTTAACTTGTCACATGAGagctcacacaggtgagaagccttacACATGTGTGAACTGTGGAAAGAGTTATAGAGATAGACGTGATTTAACTtgtcacatgagaactcacacaggtgagaagccttacACATGTGTCACATGTGGGAAGAGTTTCAGTTATAAAACTCTTTTAAATTatcacatgagaattcacacaggtgagaagccttttgcATGTGTGACCTGTGGGAAGAGTTTCACTTATAAAACTCTTTTAAATTatcacatgagaattcacacaggtgagaagccttttgcATGTGTGAACTGTGGAAAATGTTATAGTctaaaaagcaatttaaaaattCACATGAGAAATCATACAGGTGAGAATCTTTTCACATGTCTGAcctgtggaaaatgtttttcaaaaaataataatttggcaCGTCACAtaagaactcacacaggtgagaagccttttgtATGTGTGACCTGCGGAAAGAGTTACAGTGATAGAAGTACTTTAACTTATCACATGAGAAATCACTCAGGGGAGAAGCCTTTCACGTGTTtgacctgtggaaaaagttttacaaaaaatagTACTTTGGTACATCACAtgagaacccacacaggtgagaagcctttcacatGTTTGACCTGTGGaaaaacttttgcaaaaaattattatttgacACGTCACATGAAAACTCActcaggtgagaagccttttgcatgtgtgacctgtggaaaatgttttacacaaaATAGTAGTTTGGCACGTCACATAAGAATTCACACAGTTGAGAAGCCTTTTGTATGTGTGACCTGTGGAAAGGGTTACAGTGATAGAAGTACTTTAATTTATCACACGAAAACTCACTCAGTGGAGAAGCCTTTCACATGTTTGAcctgtggaaaatgttttacaaaaaatagtAATTTGGCACGTCACATGAGCGCTCACTCAGGTGAGAATCATTTCCCATGTGTGAAGTGTGGAAagagttttacaaaaaaagacagtttgatacatcacatgagaactcacacaggtgagaagcctttcttgTAA